The Clostridium sporogenes genome contains a region encoding:
- a CDS encoding DEAD/DEAH box helicase produces MLFENLEIIKPIQKALKEEGYKKTTPIQEKSIPYILDGKDLVGCAQTGTGKTAAFAVPVLQNLSKDKKVNKNPRTIRALVLAPTRELAIQIGESFECYGKYINLKSAVIFGGVSQNPQTKALREGVDILIATPGRMLDLFNQKYIDLRNIECFVLDEADRMLDMGMIHDVKKIISKLPKVRQNLLFSATMPSEITKLVDSIVKDPIRVEVTPVSSTVDTITQEVYHVRKKQKRSLLKHLLKDESIDSALVFSTTKRGANMIAKDLVEAGIEAEAIHGNKSQNARQRALNNFKEGNIRVLVATDIAARGIDVNELSHVFNYNLPDVPETYVHRIGRTGRAGAKGVAISFCDIEETKSLKAIEKLIHKEIPVVEEHPYKIRHINEDEVKEENTNNNSNKKPSSKRQGGNWRYSNNRRKNNSTKQIKK; encoded by the coding sequence ATGTTATTTGAAAATTTAGAGATAATTAAGCCTATTCAAAAGGCTTTAAAAGAAGAAGGATATAAAAAAACTACCCCAATACAAGAAAAATCTATTCCTTATATATTAGATGGAAAAGATTTGGTTGGTTGTGCCCAAACTGGTACTGGAAAAACAGCAGCCTTTGCAGTTCCTGTATTACAAAATCTTTCTAAGGATAAGAAGGTTAATAAAAATCCTAGAACTATTAGAGCATTGGTATTAGCCCCTACTAGAGAACTTGCTATTCAAATAGGAGAAAGCTTTGAATGCTATGGTAAATATATAAATCTTAAAAGTGCAGTCATTTTTGGTGGAGTATCACAAAATCCTCAAACAAAGGCACTTAGAGAAGGTGTGGATATACTAATTGCAACTCCAGGAAGAATGCTTGATTTATTTAATCAAAAGTATATTGATTTACGTAACATAGAATGTTTTGTTTTAGATGAGGCAGATCGTATGCTAGATATGGGCATGATTCATGATGTTAAAAAAATAATATCAAAGTTACCTAAGGTTAGGCAAAACTTATTATTTTCTGCAACCATGCCATCTGAAATTACAAAGCTAGTAGATTCTATTGTAAAAGATCCAATAAGAGTAGAAGTGACACCAGTTTCATCTACAGTAGATACTATTACACAAGAAGTATATCATGTTCGTAAAAAGCAAAAGAGATCTCTACTTAAACATTTGCTTAAAGATGAATCTATAGATTCTGCTTTGGTATTTTCAACAACAAAACGTGGAGCAAATATGATTGCAAAAGATCTTGTTGAAGCAGGCATAGAAGCTGAAGCTATCCATGGCAATAAATCACAAAATGCAAGACAACGTGCTTTAAATAATTTTAAGGAAGGCAATATTAGGGTTCTAGTTGCAACGGATATAGCAGCAAGAGGTATAGATGTCAATGAACTATCTCATGTATTTAATTATAATCTGCCAGATGTTCCTGAAACTTATGTTCATAGAATTGGACGTACTGGAAGAGCTGGAGCTAAAGGTGTTGCAATTTCTTTTTGTGATATTGAAGAAACAAAATCTCTTAAAGCTATTGAAAAACTTATTCATAAGGAGATACCAGTAGTAGAGGAGCATCCTTATAAAATAAGACATATTAATGAGGATGAAGTTAAGGAGGAAAACACTAATAATAATTCTAATAAAAAACCTTCCTCTAAAAGACAGGGCGGAAATTGGAGATATAGTAACAATAGAAGAAAGAATAATTCAACAAAACAGATTAAGAAATAA